From the genome of Alphaproteobacteria bacterium:
CGCCTGAGAGGTTTGCCGCTGTCAGGTCGGCGGAGTCGAGTTTGGCGCCGGCCAAATTCGCCATCGATAGATCGGCTTCCTCGAAATCGACGCTCTCGAAGTTGGCTTGTTCGGCGTCCACGTTCTTTAGGTTGGCCCGTTTCAACGTCGTAAACAAAAGACGCGCTTTTCGGAGGATCGATCCTTCGAGGTTTGCACCTGTCATGTCGGTTCTGGTTTCCGCGGCGCCTAGGCTCGCCTTACCGGGACGCAGGTCCGCGCCGGCAAGGTTTGCGCCCTTGAGAACCGCGCCGCGAAACCGGGCGCCGCGGAGGTCGGCGTCCGCAAAATTGACCCGCGTCAGGTTGGCGCCCGACAGATTTGCCCCGAACAGGTCGGCGCCGCTCAAGTCGGCGGTGGTGAAGTCGACCCGAGACAGGTCGGCGCCCACCAGCGATGCTTGACGCAGATTGACGCCAGGCAACTTCAGCCCGGAGAGGTTGGCACCACGCAGATCCGCACGCTTGCCGCCCGGCTTACCGGTCGCAAAACGTGCGTGATCGCGCATGATAGAAACGAGTGCCTGGGCGTCTAAGGCTTCCAAAATAATGTTGTCCTTGGTGGTCGGGTACCCCATCAATGCTAACGGGATTCAGCCCGGCTCGCCCGCAGTATCGATTCGGATTTTGAGCGCATTTGATTGAGTTTCGACGAACGCTTGTTGCGATCCACGAGATCGAACGCATCCTTACCTACCCGATGACGACGGGCAGCAACTTGGACGGAGTTCTCCGCGTCCTCGATTCGATGCAACCCACTGCAGGTCGCTGGGTTGCGGCGGCGGTCAACTGGAAAAACGGCGAGGACGTCATCATCGTGCCGTCTGTGTCCGACGCCGATGCAAAGAAGAAATACCCGGCTGGCTGAAAGACCCTGAGCCCTACCTCCGCCTCGTCGCGCAACCAAAATTGCCCGAGAAACCGTGGCGCCCCGGTCGTGTACGGCTGGGGCGATCCCGGTATACTCGGCGGCTATGACAGGCCACCTCGAACGCTACGAACTCGCCCCCGGGCTCACCGTCAGCCGGCTGACCAAAGGCAACTGGCAACTCGCCGAACGCCATGGCCCCAAGATTGCCCAGGATCGGGCCATCGAGGGGATGCGCCGTTTTGTCGAGGCAGGCATTACCAACTTCGACTGTGCCGACCATTACGTCGGTGTCGAGGAGTTGATCGGCGCATTTCGGGTGCGCCACCCCGATCTGGCGGAACGGTTAACGGTCCAGACCAAGCTCGTCCCCGACCGCGAGGTGCAACCGGGCATCAAGCGCGCCGACATCGAAGAGATCGTCGACCGGGCACGCATGCGCCTCGGTACGGACCGGCTCGACCTCATCCAGTTTCATTGGTGGGATTACGATGTACCCGGTTACGTCGACAGTATGCTGTGGCTCGCCGACATGCAGGCGGCGGGCAAGATTGGCCACCTTGGCGTCACCAACTTCGACTGCCCCCGCCTCGAAGAAATTCTCAACGCAGGTGTTCGCGTTGTAAGCCATCAAGTGCAGTATTCCGCGCTGGATCGGCGCCCGGAACGGGGCATGGCCGCGCTGTGCCAGGCCCACGGGATCGCCCTGCAATGCTATGGCTCGATCGCCGGCGGTTTTTTGTCCGACCGTTGGTTGGGACAACCGGCGCCCGATACGCCGGCCGATCGTTCGCAACAAAAATACCGCCTCATGGTCGAGGAGTTCGGCGGTTGGGGCGCCTTGCAATCGCTGCTCCAGGCCCTGGCCGGTGTTGCCCGCCACCACAACGTGTCGCTCGCCGCGGTCGCTATCCGGTATGTCCTCAGCAAGCCGGGCGTCGCAACCGCAATCGTCGGTGCCCGGACCGACGCACACCTTGCGGACACCCTGACTGTCAACGATCTACGGCTCTCCGCTGAAGACATGTCGGCCATCGATGCCGTCGGCAATGCCGCGCCGGGCCCGGCGGGCGACTGCTACACGCTGGAACGCGACCCCGACGGTCCGCATACGGCGATGAACTGGAAGAACCAGAACCGCAAGGGCGCGGGCGCCCGCTAATAGGAGAGAGCCGGTGGCTGACGCATTCGAACTCTACGACCTCGCTGTCGAGGTGGTGCACCACGATCTCGCCAAGCGGTTGATCTGCAAGCACGAATTGGGCGAGGTTTTCTATGTCCGCGGCAGCCGGGTGGAGTTTCCGCCCGGTCAGGGCTTCGGCCTCTACGCGCTGCTCGCCGTTCTGCCCTTCGTCCCTGCGCGTCAGCGCCCGACGCAGGACGCCGACTGGATGACCACCGATGCCGTGATCGGCTGCACCGACCCCCATTGCGGCGCCGGTTTTAGGATCACCCGCCTCGATTCCAAGACCTACCGCCACGCCGACCACAGCGCCGAACCTCTGACGACCTAGGGGGCCGAACCGAAAGGTTGGTCCGCGCAGAATTTTCTGCTGTTGGGTACTAGGCAGGACCGTAGTTCACGTAGACCAGAGCCTTTTTCGCGTTGGCGAACGTGGGCCGCAGCGCGCCCGGCGGGTAGCTGCCGTAGGCACCCGCGTCGAAAGTTTCGCCGTCCGTGCTTTCAAGGGCGCCATCGAGCACGAAAAACTCCACGTAGAATCCGTCGCGCACCCCAAGGTCGGGGGCCGCGCCATTTAGGCGCACGAACTTCGAGCCCTCGCCGGTCTCGGGATCTTCGCCGAGGACTTTCACGCCGTCGTGCCACCCATCCGCGGTCGCGTCGGGCACCGCTGCCCAACCGCGGGCCGGCGTCGCGCCGTTCACGGGGTAGTACTCCAGCTTCTCCGGTGTCGGCACCTCATGGGTGCACATCTTTTTGGAGTGGCGCGACAGGAACCAGGTCTCGACCGGGACATCGCTTTTGAAACCGTGAACGGTCTCGGGCGGATGAAAGCAGTATCCGTGGGCGCCGAGATAGGTTTGGCTATCGAACGACAGCCGCCCCTTGAGGACCAAAATTTCTTCGGCGGAATGGTGGTAATGCGCGACCGTGGGGGCGTGATATCCCTCGCCTGGCACCAACCGCTGGATCGCGGTGCGGGCACCTGTATCGGGATCGACGCTGAGAACCTTCGAATACAGACCGGGGAAGGGCGTTGCCCAATCCATTGCCGTCGTATCGAGATGGGGAATATGCGGTCGCACGGCAGCCCTCCTCTGGAGAAGGTGGCCATCCTAAACCATCCGCGACGCGGAATCCGGCCCGCCGTGCGTACCGTCCGCGGGCCGGTCAGCGCGACGCTGTGTGCGGCTTAGTGAAGAGCCACGCCAGGATCGCCGTCGCCACCGCCGCGCCGACCAATTGGGCGATGATAAAGCCCGGGGCATCTGTAGGACGTATGCCGGAGAACGAAGCGGTCATCGTCCGTCCGATCGTGACGGCGGGATTCGCAAACGAGGTAGAGGCCGTGAACCAGTAACCGGCGGTGATATAGAGCGCCACGGCAGGCGCCACGGCGCGCGGACGAAACCGCAAACAACCGTATATCGTCAACAGCAACCCGAAGGTCGCGACCCCCTCCGCTAGCCATTGCGAGGCACCGGAGCGCGCGGTTGGCGACGACTGGATCAAGGGCAGGGCGAACATGGCGTGGGCGAGGATCGTCCCGGCGACCGCGCCCGCGATCTGCGCTCCGGCATAAGCCGCCGCGTGAACCGGGCGCAACTCGCGCCGCAGCAGGAAGCCCAGTGTCACGGCAGGATTGAAGTGGGCGCCGGACAAGTCGGCAAACACGGTAATCAGAACAAAGAGAATTGCGCCCGTCGCAATCGTGTTGCCCAGAAGGGCGATCGCGCCGTTCCCGCCGGCCATGCCTTCTGCCATGACGCCAGACCCCACCACGGTCGCCACAAGCAAACATGTGCCAAGGGCTTCGGCGATCAAGCGGCGCGAAAGGGAAAACGGGCGAATCATGGCAATAGAACCGTTGGGGGAGGGGACACTACGACCGTTAGATGACGGTTATTTGACAGACAAACTTTAACCGCCGCGCGCGCACATGATGCACAGGGTCGCAGCTGGGTCGGCGTCGAGGCGCTTGTCCTCGATGATCTCGCCACACCTTACGCAGTCGCCGAACATGCCGTCGTCGAGCCGTTTCAGCGCCGCGTTAACCTGGCGCAGCCGCGTGTCGCGCCGGACCTGCTCGGCCATGGCCATCGCTTGGACCTGGAGCGCATCCATCCGCGACAACCGTCCGACGCTTTGCTGGTCAAGCTGGACAGGGACGCGTTCCGCGGCGGTCCGCGCCGCGGTCGCGGCCAGGGCGCGCGCTTCTTCGTGCAGGCGGGCGCGAAATGCCGCAGTATCGTCCCCCATCGGTTAGCGGTTGCCCGGCCCGCGCCAGGGCGCCGACAAAAACAAAGGGAGGACCGTCATGGCAGACGCACTGGGGCACCGGGCAAAGTGGGGTTTGATCGTTCCGTCGAAAAATACCGTGTGCGAGACCGAGATGCACCGCCTCGTCCCACCCGGCATCACGATCAATACCGCGCGTGCGGTGCGCAAAGGGCCGGCCGTGTGGGGCACCGACGATGCAATGAAACAAATGGCGCGCGCCATTCGCGATGCCGAGCCCGACGCGATCCGCGCCGTGATGACCTGCGAGCCAAACTATCTGCTGATGGGCGAGGGGGGCTTTTCGTTCCCCCGCGCCGAGCTTGAAGCGTTCGACCGCAAGTACGAGGAAATCTCCGGCCTGCGGGTCGCGTCCTCGGCGCGGGCGTTCCTCCATGCGCTGGAGAGGATGAAGGCGCGCAAGGTCGCGGTCCTCACGCCCCGCCTACCCGATAGCGGCATCGTCTCGGGCGGCCTGTGGGAAGCCTGCGGCTATGAAGTGGCTGCGGCGAAGGGCCTCGGGTGTACCTCGATTCACGACATCGCCAACCTGACCGAAGACACCCTGCGCACGAGCCTGGCCGAGCTTGCCCGTAGCGATGCCGATGTCATCCTCGCCACCGGCAGCGAAATCGCCCTCGCCCACATGATCGGCGAGGCCGAGGAATGGATCGGCAAACCCGTCCTCCACCTCAACGCGGTGCTGGTCTGGTACGCGCTGCGTGATTCCGGCTTCGACGACCGCCTTGCTGGCTACGGTACGTTGCTCAACGACTATTAGGCCAGCAACCGCGCGAAGTCGGCAACGTTGTCGAAAGTGTCCAGCGCGTCGATTGCTTTAAGCACCTCGTCGGTGCGCTTGTCGTTCAGTGCGGTACCGGCCAGTTCGCGAAATTTCTTCTCGATTTCGGGTCGGCCCATCGGCGGCTGATCGCGTGGCCACTCCACGTCGCGCTTCGCGGTCTTACCGCCCTTAAGCGCGATCTCGACGCCGAACCGCATTTTCTGGTCGGTGAAGAAATCGGCGTCGGCTGCCTTGTCGTGGTGCATCTCGACCTTGGCCAGCAGGCCGCGCAACACGGGGTCGGCCAGCTTTTCGTCCGAGTACATCGCCGGCAAAAGCGGCTCTTGCATGATCGTCGTGACCACCGTGTAGGGCAGCGAGAATTGCGCGTCGACGGCGCCTTGCGGATTGACGTCGCCGATCAGCGGCATGTTCATCCCCGAAATGCGGATCTTCTCCACTTGGTCCGGCGCGATGCCGTGTTCGGCGACGAGGCCGCGGGTCGCGTCGTGCAGCGGATGGTTCCACGCGATCGAGGGATGGATCTTGTATTCGGTCTTGTCGATCGCCCAGGTTTTGCCGAGGTCTTTGACCATTCGCTCCCAATCGCACTGGTCGGAGCCCGCCATGACATAGAAGCCCTGCTTACCGTCCAACACCCCGTGACCGCCGCGAAATCCGCGGTGCGCCGACTGCGCTGCCACGGTGCCGGCCATGCTCATCCAGCCCCAGCCAAGCTTTACTTCGCGCATCGGGCGCGTTTCCTCGACAACGCCGAAGTACTTGTAGGCTGAAGGAACGGTGGCATAGGTGCCGGCAATACCGAACGCGACGTCGAGCGCTTCGGCATCGAGCCCGTACAGTTTACCGGCCGTGACTGCCGAGGCGAACGGATGATACTGCTCGCCCCAGACCAGCGCACCGCGCTCTGGTGTCGGTTGCATCGCCGCGCCGAGCCGCGACACCACGTCGAAGCCGAGTGCGATGCTGAGAATGAGGTCCTTCCCCGAGGAGCCCAACATTTCGCCGACCGCGAGGCCCGACGACATCGTGATGTAGCCGGGGTGGGCGATATAGAGAACGGTGTCTTCGTAATCCAACGCGAACCCGAAGTTACCGTTGGCATAGGCCGCGAGCGGTGCGGAGACTTTGGCGCCGTCGCCGATAATCGTCGCTTGCTCGCGCCCGCCGCCCATGTCCTTGGCCATCTCGGTATGCAGTTGCCCGATACGGGTCTGGTAGCCCGCCAACATGCAGCCGACGATGTTCAATACGGCGAGCTTCGTCGCCTCGACCGTTTCTTTGGGCAGGTCGTCGTACCTCGTGCGGGCGACGAAGTTGGTCAGGTCGCGGGTCGTTCCCATGCGGGGCTCCTTGGCTTAGGGGGTTGGGTCGAATGGCGCGCCGCGGTCGCGTGCACCGCTTGGTCGCTTCACGTCGTCTCGCCGCGCAGGCGGGCCAGTTCTTCGGTCGCGTCGCGCAGACGCGCCACGAGGATTGTCACCATTCGGCGCAGCACGGTATCGGTGCTGGCCAGCCGCGATTCGAAATCCGCCCGGCTCAGCCGAAACGCCTTGGTGTCGCTTACCGCGACCGCGTCAGCCGAGCGGTGCACGCCGCCGAACAGCGCCATTTCGCCCAGCACGTCGCCGTTGCCCAAGGTCGCCATTACCTTGTGTCCGTCGCCGGTCCGCTTGCGCACCTCGACCTGCCCCTCAAGTACAAGAAAGGCGGCATCGGCATCCTGACCTTCGTGAAATATCTCGGTACCGGCCGCAAACTCGATCCGGTTCTGTGGCGCAAACCCGCCGTTCGCCATGGATTCCCCACTCCCGCAAAAAGGCGAAGCGTAGGGGGCGCGAGCGCCCCCGACAAGCGGGGAGAGCCGCCAATACTCAAGGTTTACTCTGCGGATTAGGCTTGGTGCCCCTGTGGCCGGAAGGCAGAATGGCCGGTGAACGGTTCTGGGTGCATCTCCTGACCTGAACGCTTCTCGACCCAAGGCATCGATGCGATTGCCGATGTTTTCAACCTGATGGACTGCAACGCATGTCCCCGTATCAACTTGACGAAGCGGAGCAGTTGTCGATCCGCAATGTTCTGTACACGGCTTCCGGTGTGCTCAAACGCAACATTCTTGGCATATCGATCCTCGCCGCCATAACCCAGGCTGTCGCGGTCGCTGCGACGGCGCTCGTTGTTGGCGGCCCGCTCGAAGAGTTTGGCGATGGAGCGCCCGGGCTCGTCAAGGGACTGGTCGATATTTTTGGTGCGGCTTTTCTCACCGCGGTTTACGCCCACCTGTCCTTCCGCGACCTAGCGGGACAACGCCTTGGTCTTGGCGAGAGCGGTCCGCGTCCTGGCAAAGTCTTTCTGCAGGCGTTGGCAGTCGGCTTCCTTGTCATCTTGTTAGTCGGTCTGGGGCTTGTGTTTTTTGTGATCCCGG
Proteins encoded in this window:
- a CDS encoding pentapeptide repeat-containing protein, coding for MGYPTTKDNIILEALDAQALVSIMRDHARFATGKPGGKRADLRGANLSGLKLPGVNLRQASLVGADLSRVDFTTADLSGADLFGANLSGANLTRVNFADADLRGARFRGAVLKGANLAGADLRPGKASLGAAETRTDMTGANLEGSILRKARLLFTTLKRANLKNVDAEQANFESVDFEEADLSMANLAGAKLDSADLTAANLSGANLEGASVMGSQFRGALLAGASIDARGADDALRAILSLPDTLQSQLRDHATWAASNGDRGHRLNLEGVDLTGFDLPGAYLSGARLVDCSFAGANLRGAKLELADLTNGNFEGANLAASDLRGAKLRGAVLRKANLTGADLRSMQVRSLDGQDVGYTRYADLTGADMKSANTRGMRLEEPSAA
- a CDS encoding aldo/keto reductase, which gives rise to MTGHLERYELAPGLTVSRLTKGNWQLAERHGPKIAQDRAIEGMRRFVEAGITNFDCADHYVGVEELIGAFRVRHPDLAERLTVQTKLVPDREVQPGIKRADIEEIVDRARMRLGTDRLDLIQFHWWDYDVPGYVDSMLWLADMQAAGKIGHLGVTNFDCPRLEEILNAGVRVVSHQVQYSALDRRPERGMAALCQAHGIALQCYGSIAGGFLSDRWLGQPAPDTPADRSQQKYRLMVEEFGGWGALQSLLQALAGVARHHNVSLAAVAIRYVLSKPGVATAIVGARTDAHLADTLTVNDLRLSAEDMSAIDAVGNAAPGPAGDCYTLERDPDGPHTAMNWKNQNRKGAGAR
- a CDS encoding TIGR04076 family protein; translated protein: MADAFELYDLAVEVVHHDLAKRLICKHELGEVFYVRGSRVEFPPGQGFGLYALLAVLPFVPARQRPTQDADWMTTDAVIGCTDPHCGAGFRITRLDSKTYRHADHSAEPLTT
- a CDS encoding cupin domain-containing protein, whose product is MRPHIPHLDTTAMDWATPFPGLYSKVLSVDPDTGARTAIQRLVPGEGYHAPTVAHYHHSAEEILVLKGRLSFDSQTYLGAHGYCFHPPETVHGFKSDVPVETWFLSRHSKKMCTHEVPTPEKLEYYPVNGATPARGWAAVPDATADGWHDGVKVLGEDPETGEGSKFVRLNGAAPDLGVRDGFYVEFFVLDGALESTDGETFDAGAYGSYPPGALRPTFANAKKALVYVNYGPA
- a CDS encoding MIP/aquaporin family protein, producing the protein MIRPFSLSRRLIAEALGTCLLVATVVGSGVMAEGMAGGNGAIALLGNTIATGAILFVLITVFADLSGAHFNPAVTLGFLLRRELRPVHAAAYAGAQIAGAVAGTILAHAMFALPLIQSSPTARSGASQWLAEGVATFGLLLTIYGCLRFRPRAVAPAVALYITAGYWFTASTSFANPAVTIGRTMTASFSGIRPTDAPGFIIAQLVGAAVATAILAWLFTKPHTASR
- a CDS encoding TraR/DksA C4-type zinc finger protein, which codes for MGDDTAAFRARLHEEARALAATAARTAAERVPVQLDQQSVGRLSRMDALQVQAMAMAEQVRRDTRLRQVNAALKRLDDGMFGDCVRCGEIIEDKRLDADPAATLCIMCARGG
- a CDS encoding MmgE/PrpD family protein, whose translation is MGTTRDLTNFVARTRYDDLPKETVEATKLAVLNIVGCMLAGYQTRIGQLHTEMAKDMGGGREQATIIGDGAKVSAPLAAYANGNFGFALDYEDTVLYIAHPGYITMSSGLAVGEMLGSSGKDLILSIALGFDVVSRLGAAMQPTPERGALVWGEQYHPFASAVTAGKLYGLDAEALDVAFGIAGTYATVPSAYKYFGVVEETRPMREVKLGWGWMSMAGTVAAQSAHRGFRGGHGVLDGKQGFYVMAGSDQCDWERMVKDLGKTWAIDKTEYKIHPSIAWNHPLHDATRGLVAEHGIAPDQVEKIRISGMNMPLIGDVNPQGAVDAQFSLPYTVVTTIMQEPLLPAMYSDEKLADPVLRGLLAKVEMHHDKAADADFFTDQKMRFGVEIALKGGKTAKRDVEWPRDQPPMGRPEIEKKFRELAGTALNDKRTDEVLKAIDALDTFDNVADFARLLA
- a CDS encoding cyclic nucleotide-binding domain-containing protein gives rise to the protein MANGGFAPQNRIEFAAGTEIFHEGQDADAAFLVLEGQVEVRKRTGDGHKVMATLGNGDVLGEMALFGGVHRSADAVAVSDTKAFRLSRADFESRLASTDTVLRRMVTILVARLRDATEELARLRGETT